The Branchiostoma floridae strain S238N-H82 chromosome 1, Bfl_VNyyK, whole genome shotgun sequence sequence TGTGTGAATCTAGGTTCTTACAACTACCTGGGGTTTGCAGAGAACAAAGGCCCTTGTGCAGATGCTGCAGCAGAGGCTCTGCAGCAGTACGGAGCAGGAGTCTGCAGCACCAGACAGGAACTGGGTATTAAAGACTTACAGAAATTTGCTCTAGTGTACAGTGGGCTGATGCTTTTATCTGTTTACTTGTACATTACCTACAACAGAGCGCAGGTAACGAGTCCGCTTCACATATGATGAGTTTTGCAATCGTGGTAGGTGCGAAAATTCTAGTTGAGCTTTATGACTATCAAAAGTACATGTCTTCTGCATTCCATCTGACGACTGTCAGACGAAATGATGTGTCACTGCAGGTGTGTTAAGCCCTCATGTGAGTTACTTGGTAACTGTATTGTATATCCATAGGGAACTACAAAATCCACGAGGAACTGGAGGAGACAACTGCCAGGTTCCTGGGTGTGGAGGATGCTGTCACCTTCGGCATGGGTTTTGCCACCAACTCCATGAACATTCCAGCCCTCATGGGTGGAAAGGTTGGTCATTTTTAAGGATAAAGCACTGTTCTGAGAATGTCTTAGCTGAATGAACAACCATAGTTAATTATATAAAGTGCTTGGAGATGTTCGTCTTTAAAGCTGTTTGATAACTGGGCCAGCATGATATTTGAACCCAGGAGTTCAATTTTAAATGGCTTTATTGACTTGTCATTTGTCTACAGGGATGCCTTATCCTGAGTGATGAGTTAAACCATGCATCTCTTGTGCTGGGGGCCAGGCTGTGTAGTACTGTCATCAAGGTGTTCAAACACAATGGTGAGTAACTTCATAAGGAAATGATCATGACTGCACAAAAGTCGGATCATGATACCATATTGTGATCATGATAATGgaaatacatgcatataatGATGCAGGTCTGTCTGATTTTAGATGATCTGAGATGGTTTCAAGATTGTAAACCTTCCTTGTGTTTGAATATTCCATAGTGTAATCAACACTCATAGGTGGAAGGGACTCGACGATGTTTATCACTGATCCTAAACCTCCACTTACTATTAATTTTGTTGTCGGTAAGAGGAGCTTTTAAAGGAAACCACATTAACCAAGATAATGTTATGTGCTCCAAACTCCCTTAGATATCGAAGATGTGGAAAGGAAACTGAGGGAAGCGATCATCAATGGCCAGCCACGGAGACAGCGGGCATGGAGGAAGATCCTGATCATAGTGGAGGGGATCTACAGTATGGAGGGCTCCATCATCAAGCTGCCAGACTTCATCCGCCTCAAGAAGAAGTATGGAGCCTACCTGTACCTGGACGAGGCCCACAGCGTCGGGGCCCTGGGGGAGACGGGCAGGGGGGTGACTGAGTACTGGGGGGTGGACCCCAGGGACGTGGACATCATGATGGGCACATTCACCAAGAGCTTTGGGGCTGCAGGAGGCTACATTGCCGGGTCAAAGGTCAGTCTTCAGAACAGTGCATCTCAAGTTCTTGCCAGTCGAACTGCAGGCCTAGAACACGTTATTCTGTTAGATACGGTTTTTGTCGCGAACCGATTTGACTCAGTTGCATGGTTGTAAACACTGCCTGTCGTAAAGCAAAAAGACCTCggacctacataatgtttatacttttttcaCTTCTACAGATTTTGCCAATATTTTGTAGCTGTTTAGCATGCAATTATCAAGCAAAGTGTTGTGGACTTATATATCCATGATGTGTTTATGAGCAAAAAGGACAATATCTTTCTCTTGCTGCCCTCCCAGCGGTTGATCAACCACCTGCGAGCCTACTCTCACAGCACCACGTACGCCTGCTCCATGTCAGCTCCTGTGGCACAACAGGTCATCTCTTCCATGAAGATCATTATGGGTGAGGATGGTACAAACAGGGGTAAGTTTCTCCGTGTAAGAAGAATAACAATTATTAGAACAAGTAGAGAAGTGTACCTAAATAAATCTCAGTTACAGGTACACGGGTgtaggtgcaggtccggacctttacaactgtaacgttacgttaCCTAAACAACTTTCAAGTTATACTTGTAGCCAACTGTCTTTTTAGTGATACACATGTGCATTGTCATTTTTGTATGAGGACTTTGatatttgaacctcaaaacaaaagttttcaactgccagattatcacaattgtcattGCCGATTTGGGATTTACATTATCTTCAGTCTAAAAAAAGTGGTATCCACTAGtgctttagtttgtttaggtacggGAACAGGTACAGgcgttcaggtccggacctgtacctactGGAATGGGTAtataggtacacagccctaagaACAAGTATTCTGTCTATTTAAGTAGAAATGGTAATTCCATGGAAGTTTGCTAAATAATCTGTTATTGAAACTACAGCACTATTTTTGAATGGTCGCCTGTATCTCTCCACTGTCCAGGTCAACTGAGGATCAAGCAGCTGGCAGCCAACTCCAAGTACTTCCGTCAGCGGCTAGTGGAGATGGGGTTCATGGTTTATGGAAACGACGACTCACCCATCGTGCCTCTTCTCATGTATATGGTTCCAAAAATTGCGTGAGTACATGAAAAAGGAAACTTTTGGTGTCCGTTTCCTCCGAGTGCAATAATCAAACGAagggggttggggggggggggggggtggataACGGTAAACGAGTCAGGCCATGTGTGAAGTAGAATCTCTATGAAGACTAGGTGTGACACCGTGATTCCTGCCTGGAACTTCATATCAAGAAGACCCTCTCCATTCAAGCAAATATAAACTTTATCATGGATTGGTGTACAATTGTAGAGGTTTTAACCCCCAAAACGCTTGTGGTAACATGATTCTTCACTGCAAAAGCAAGATATGTCAAAAAGTCAAAATGACACAATTTCATCGGTGTCCGACATCCTAGCTTGttgatatacaaaaaaaatgtaacggCAAGATAGCGATTACTTTGAGTTAAGTGTGAGCTAAGATTGTCCCCAAAATGTATCTTTCGGGGAAATATAACGCTATCAGAGATTTCTTATCaatgtttcttgtgtttgaaTGTGTTCGTAACGCTTTTTACTTTTATCAGTGTCTTAGACTCGTAGAGGTATCAATACTTCGCCCGCGTAATATTGAAGGCTGACTGTGCTATCTATAATTTCTTCCTTCCCTCCCAACAGAGCATTTAGCCGGGAGATGTACGAGCAGAATGTGGGGGTAGTGGTTGTGGGTTACCCCGCCACTCCTCTTACGGAGACCCGAGCacgtttctgtctgtctgctgcCCACACAAGAGAAATGTTAGACAAGGTAGGACTGGTCTGTAACCACACCCTGGCTCATGTCTCTGACATACAACCAACAGTCCATGGGAGACATGTCCTATTGTACCGGGCTGTATGGTGGTTGTTCTCATGATATCTTGTGGATGTCCACGATACCATCTAGGTGTATCCATGAATCCATCCAGTCAGAATATATGCATCCCGTTTAAATGTGGAAAGGAAGTAAATGTGGCTAAGTACAGTAAGAGTTTGTAGCACTTCAGATTGAAATGAAGAGCATCCGTGCAAGACAGAATCACACCAACATTGTAATTAGACATATGGACATTGTTATGTGGGGAATGAAGGACAGTGATGTATGTTCTGGAGCAGTGATAATTCAGGTCTTTTGTTAAAGATGATCACCACAATTGAAGATCAAGCAGCTGAGGTCATCCTCCCACATCCAGAAATACCATCAACGCCATTATATAATATTGTATAATAGCAGTTCTATATTCTTTTCTTAATTATCTATGCATTTATGTTATTTACGCCATGTGGATAATACCTTGGCAGGttctggatgacatcagtgatgTTGGAGACCGCCTGCAGCTGAAGTACTCCCTCAACTCACCAGTAAAGGCCGTGTCTGCTGAGGAGTGCTACAGCCAGGTGGACAGTCTGGAACACAAGGCTTGATCCATGATGTCTTCTGGTCACCAAATTCCAAAGATGCTTTGCGAATATTCTAACCTGATTTAGTCATAGAATCTCAAGGTCGGGCATAGTGGTTAGGGAGGGGAGGGGTTGTCAAACGAGAGAGTGAGCTTTATCTAAATAAAGCCCCGTATATGCCTTACCAGCACTCAACACACCACATCGTCAACAATTTATCAAGTAACGATTTTGTGATTAGATTATAATGTACAGGATTAGATTATAATGTACAAGATCATATCTGCCTTATTCTACTTCAAGGACCAACAAGAAGGCGTTTTGTGATGAGGCACAGATACTGTTAGTACTAGTGAAGATTTTTTAATAATCAATTTAATCATTATATGTAGAAGCCACATCTTTACCTTCGCCAGGATggcaaggttatattttgagtagcgtttgtgtgtgtgtgtgtgtgtgtgtgtgtgtgtagaacaccggaataactggagaacgcctggatggatatttggtatgtgggtagatcttcATAACACCTGGAAACGAttacattttgggccccctagaggcttgttacggtactgcagcagaacttcctggtatGATATCTccagttctggacatgctgtggtcatgatttttgagcggtagataACTCGTGGgaccgagagtaagtggtatttggtttgggccccctagcggcttgttttggaactgcaggggctggtttagtgtcagaccttaaaagggaataactcaagatggGGTTGActgatcgtcatgatttttggtatatagatagcttaagtgatgcttcatatagttAAGtgttaatcatgcaaatcggaatctaatttgcataattaattaggaaattatCTAACACCGCTTTGTTGCATTATAAGACTATGTGCAACATGTGATATTGGTAACAGAGAAAAacaagaatattgatagataaatattatgcaaatataggcctaatttgtataattgatgtaGAAATACTATAAtgccattgtggtaaatgatagTATTTCCTTACTTATGGCATTTGGAATTTATGCAAAGATAAACGTCACTaaacattaatcatgcaaatggtgatcttatttgcataaattatgagaAATGCAATTATTGCCTTTTTTCTTACCATAGATTGTGTACATCTGTTATTTGGGGGAGGAGATGATCtactaatataatttatgcaaatgaggacctaaaatagatccgagccaaaaaataaacggctacatggacgcgtgtttttagcgctgagaaattcccttttagctagcggaactgatctcaaaagttaaaTTGGTGACAGCTTGTATAtaaactgaagaaattagcaagtaaagttttgcagccgcgcgctaggtcggaggtacacagtcccaCGGTCTGAGTGGTGCGGATGTACACgaacagcgaaaaagtgccttttttttattgactaatggtagtttgtaattgctataaaaaaaagaacctatgTCTAGTtcacgttggcaatttttccccacgatatagggtaaatgtgctcaacatagaatgaaaaatatgctaaaattttacgtatcttcattatgaacgcacccatgtaaaccacgaattataacatagaagtctatgggaagacaaaactcatcaatgagaccataaacGTCACTGGTCACTACTAGAACATCACTAACCGGAACTCGACCTCACTTACTCTGTCTAATCAACACCCCGACCAAGGCAACTGGGGACATACcccgcgaatgtgcacactcctctagaattCTAGAAACGGGGACAttcctcgactttcaaggggacaCTCTTCTTGGAAAGGGGACGTGCCTCCCTTTATTATCGGGGAAAGGGGTCATTCCTCAGACACCCCTGCCGGCCCgggaatcggccgctaacccgacaaatcgCTTNNNNNNNNNNNNNNNNNNNNNNNNNNNNNNNNNNNNNNNNNNNNNNNNNNNNNNNNNNNNNNNNNNNNNNNNNNNNNNNNNNNNNNNNNNNNNNNNNNNNTAGCAAGGTATGGATATcattttgttgaacatttgGGCATGTAGGAAATGAAGCCGACCGCGCGACTGACCATCACTTCTAGTGTATGGATTGAAGGGGTATCTGTGCCGCGGCGTAATGAACCACTTTCTTGTTAAAACACCGGAGTTCCCCTGTACATCAGGGCGGGGCATTTAGACGGGCCATAACCGATAACCGTACGACTAACATCGTGATAGAAACGTCTCTCATTTACGTGTGTAGGGGCGTCCCTTACTTTTTAGTTTCTACCCACAAATTTACAGATCAAGCCTCTTAAGTGCTTGCTTCCCTATTGGAATAAAGTCATCATATTCCAGTTAGTGTAGCCCAACACACCTGAATGGCTTTATAGCCGTGTTTTGTGATCCTAAGTAAATAAAACAggtgattttaaaaaatctagcATTTTTCCAAGGTTTGCGTGAGCGAATTTTTTCTGGTTATTACAATGTGCTGAAGGCGGGCAGTCAAGGGTTGTTGAGTgatgaaatgttgttttctaGAAGGGGTGTTTTTGCAGGGAAAGGCAGATGTCGTGATGGCGATGCAAACGAAGTTATAACACTCTACATACAtcagttaagaatcagtagccataaattggaaacaggcagatactacaatgtagcccctgaccaaaggttttgtcctttctgtccaaaaCATATTGaagatgcatttcatttttaatggaatgttctagatacgctattctacgtaatgagctattcacatttctcggaATCCAGTAaagcagattttaagagactcgatgctagacagatttgtatatatgtttagatgccacaactcccataatgcaaagataggcaaatatatcaaagactgctttgctattagaaagaatactgaaactcatgattagcccaactcgactgtaacactatatcaaagacttgtgttatccccacttgttatgttatgttaattaagatgttaagtcttattctatacacctattttgtactttgtgtaatagtcgttgccatacattgtaccatgtacaaatgtcgtgcaataaagttcccATACTCACTAATGCACTCTAACTTTTTGAGAGCCCTGCGTCATCATATATGCCGACTTGTTGAGGGGCCCGAGTGGGGTCGGCGCCCCAGCTCGAACAAGCATCCCCTCCCCTCGTCTTCGGTCGTGCCCCCTCCCGTTCTTGGCTGCCTCGTTTAAATTTCGTCCACGATCTTTGCCATCCGCCCCGAGATCGATTGGCAAAAGATCTCAGATCAAACAGATATCTTCATTTTCTCCATCGTTTGTTTCTCGCTTTCTCAAGATAAGACGTGCGTGCACACACAGTTAAGATTGTTAAGATTGAAATAAGATTTGCTGGAATACGTACTAATGAAACAGTAGCCTACTTTATAGAaatgtcttttcagtcacattAAGCAACAATAAAACCATGGATCAGGTAACGCATTGTAAATGTAACTCCGATTTGGATCACAAAAGTTGCCTGCAACTGATTAGGACCCGGTGCCCGCGCTTTCCTTGCAATCTGAGTTATGTGTCCTAGATGTCATAGATAGATTGCTTTATTATCAGTAGTTTTATGCGTGTTATTTATGCGTGTTATTTTTGATAACCCATTCTTGTAAATTTTGTTTTGGACGATGTTTTATATAGGCAGAAACCGCTGGCAAACTTTTTCCTGGCCAAGGCTcaggtcacatttcctaaccggggCCTGACCGATGTTTAAacaaacgaaaaattaaaacgtATACTtaaagaatatacacaaattatgcccaggAATCTTCTATCCACGCAAAGGAGCTATCTACCACCGAAAAATCgggaccacagcatgtccaaaacacaCGATATCAAACCCGTAAGTTCCGCTGCAGCACTGAGGGAAGCCgatagggggccaaaaatctaataaTCGCCAGTTTTCGTCATACATACCTGGTTCCAGGCCAAAACAGGGACACAAATAATACCTGTACGGTATCTGGTCTCCAAAGGGTCATGCAGACATTACCTGTATGGTTCCTCACCTGTTGTCGAGGCCagtaaatatttacattttctaCAGTTGAGTGGCCAGACTCATCACGCATAGCCTGTCTACCCTGGGCACAAAGGCTTTGTTAGCGATGCTGCCCTGGAGTCTTGGCAAGCAATGATTGAGAAAACCTGCAGCTGTGGCTAGTCATGACTCTTTTTGGATAATCGTTGCAGAATTGGGCGGCAAGATCAACTGTTGAGGAAGACCAAAGCGGCGCCAGTGGAACGCAACATTCGTCATGGAAAACGATGGGTCCAAACAAGCAGCGGTACGATGTTACCTGTAACGAGTGTACAACAGGCGTTgtcagtacagtcaaacctgcccaagcaaccacctcttcttagcgaccacctggcgaTTACGatcgctttttctcggtcccgaaattTTTCCCTAAACATAAGCATTAAGACCTTCTTCAGACTTCACAACGACCTGGCCAACGTGACCGCGACCGCCAAAATTNNNNNNNNNNNNNNNNNNNNNNNNNNNNNNNNNNNNNNNNNNNNNNNNNNNNNNNNNNNNNNNNNNNNNNNNNNNNNNNNNNNNNNNNNNNNNNNNNNNNNNNNNNNNNNNNNNNNNNNNNNNNNNNNNNNNNNNNNNNNNNNNNNNNNNNNNNNNNNNNNNNNNNNNNNNNNNNNNNNNNNNNNNNNNNNNNNNNNNNNNcatttatactatgcatcgggcatgttttgagccgatactcttctaaccgaccacctgaccaaatcggCCGCTTTTGCTCGGTCCCCCGGCTGGTTGTCTTTGGGCAGGTTTGAACTAGAACAAAAAACTATTCGAATTGAAATCTATAGACGACGTGAGTTAAATATCTATCATGGACTGATTGCCTTTTGCAATCTTTACTTTCGTCGGAAAACGAACGCAATCAATGacagttggtgtgtttgttaaTTTGTCAT is a genomic window containing:
- the LOC118429450 gene encoding serine palmitoyltransferase 2-like is translated as MSKDSFEPAPRVVVFLTYLGYGILMLFGYFRDFLRKSGVETTHSAIERKNMKDFVPLYQSFESFYKRNIYMRLRDCLNRPICSVPSAEFDISERVSDDGNWHLRLTGKTRRCVNLGSYNYLGFAENKGPCADAAAEALQQYGAGVCSTRQELGNYKIHEELEETTARFLGVEDAVTFGMGFATNSMNIPALMGGKGCLILSDELNHASLVLGARLCSTVIKVFKHNDIEDVERKLREAIINGQPRRQRAWRKILIIVEGIYSMEGSIIKLPDFIRLKKKYGAYLYLDEAHSVGALGETGRGVTEYWGVDPRDVDIMMGTFTKSFGAAGGYIAGSKRLINHLRAYSHSTTYACSMSAPVAQQVISSMKIIMGEDGTNRGQLRIKQLAANSKYFRQRLVEMGFMVYGNDDSPIVPLLMYMVPKIAAFSREMYEQNVGVVVVGYPATPLTETRARFCLSAAHTREMLDKVLDDISDVGDRLQLKYSLNSPVKAVSAEECYSQVDSLEHKA